The stretch of DNA TTCTGCAGGCGGTTACTAATATCGCCGCTCAGGCTGCCCCGGCAGTTCCAGAATTCAACTGGCTTGACACCATTTGGGTACTGATCGCGGGCGTGTTGGTCTTCTTCATGAATGCGGGTTTCGCGTTCGTGGAGACTGGTTTTGTCCGCGCTAAGAACGCGGTCGTGGTTATGGCGAAGAACTTCGTGGTCTTCGGCCTGGCGACTATGGCCTTCTGGGCTGTAGGTTACGCCTTAATGTTCAAGGTGTTTACCAACTTCGGAAGCGGTTTGTTCTTCTACTCGATGGGAACAGCCTACCCGACAGGGCCGACTATCCCTGAAATGGCATTCTTCTTCTTCCAGTTGGTGTTCGCGGGTACCGCCGCGACAATCGTATCCGGCGCTATCGCGGAACGGAGCAAGTTCCTTGTTTTCGTGCTCTTCTCCGTGATACTGGTAGCATTGGTCTACCCGCTTGTCGGTATGATGATCTGGAACCCCGACGGATTCCTGTTTAAAGACGGGTTCATCGATTTCGCGGGTTCTACTGTGGTACACTCGGTCGGCGGATGGGCCGCATTAGCGGGTATCATTATCCTCGGGCCGCGTTTAGGGAAGTTCAGCAAAGTCGGCGGGAAACACAAAGTGAACGTGATCCCCGGGCACTCGATGTCCCTCGCGACTTTAGGTACCTTTATCCTCTGGCTCGGATGGTTCGGGTTTAACCCCGGCTCTATGCTCGCCGTTAACGAGGATGTGATCAAGATCGCGGTGAATACGAATATGGCCGGCGTAACCGGTATGCTCACTGCCACCCTGCTCTCGTGGATACGCTTCAAGAAACCGGACTTCGGTATGATGCTCAACGGCCTCCTGGGCGGATTGGTCGCTGTTACCGCCGGATGTAACGCGGTAACTGTCGGAGGCGCGGCGCTCATCGGTACAATAGCGGGTGTGATTATAGTCTACGGTGTTCCCATGTTC from Brevinematales bacterium encodes:
- a CDS encoding ammonium transporter; translation: MTNEILQAVTNIAAQAAPAVPEFNWLDTIWVLIAGVLVFFMNAGFAFVETGFVRAKNAVVVMAKNFVVFGLATMAFWAVGYALMFKVFTNFGSGLFFYSMGTAYPTGPTIPEMAFFFFQLVFAGTAATIVSGAIAERSKFLVFVLFSVILVALVYPLVGMMIWNPDGFLFKDGFIDFAGSTVVHSVGGWAALAGIIILGPRLGKFSKVGGKHKVNVIPGHSMSLATLGTFILWLGWFGFNPGSMLAVNEDVIKIAVNTNMAGVTGMLTATLLSWIRFKKPDFGMMLNGLLGGLVAVTAGCNAVTVGGAALIGTIAGVIIVYGVPMFENLGLDDPVGATSVHLLNGVAGTLLVGFFAVDGGLVYTGGLDLVVKQLKGIGYTAAIVFPISLIVWWLLNVVFKIRVPEKEEIEGLDVGEMGTEAYVMHDK